A stretch of the Streptococcus himalayensis genome encodes the following:
- a CDS encoding class I SAM-dependent rRNA methyltransferase: MKQVILHSSVEDKLKRGRWILEKDDFPQLDLDNQAVAFYSRKGNFLGTGYLSPQNKGIGWFVTEETVQFDQVFFQRIFQQAKAKRTAYALDNRTTAYRLFNQEGDGFGGVTIDCYGDYAVFSWYNAYVYQLKEVMTAAFKQVYPEVLGAYEKIRFKGLEQESAHLYGQKQEEPFLVLENGVSYQVFLNDGLMTGIFLDQHEVRGSLVDGLAAGKSLLNLFSYTAAFSVAAAMGGAVATTSVDLAKRSRELSEAHFLANGFRMDQHRLVVMDVFDYFKYAKRHGLSYDVIVLDPPSFARNKKRIFSVAKDYHKLIAEALEILEPDGILIASTNAANLSRRRFKEELEKGFGKTKHQYLSEYGLPADFAYNKKDESSNYLKVFTIKVDK; the protein is encoded by the coding sequence ATGAAACAAGTGATTCTTCATTCTTCGGTAGAAGATAAGCTCAAACGAGGCAGATGGATTTTGGAAAAGGATGATTTTCCACAGCTAGACTTGGACAACCAGGCCGTTGCCTTTTATAGCCGCAAGGGAAATTTTCTAGGGACAGGCTATCTATCCCCTCAAAACAAGGGAATTGGATGGTTTGTGACGGAGGAGACGGTTCAGTTTGATCAGGTATTTTTTCAAAGGATATTCCAGCAAGCAAAAGCCAAGCGAACGGCTTATGCGCTAGATAATCGTACAACGGCTTATCGTCTTTTCAATCAAGAAGGAGATGGCTTTGGTGGTGTTACGATTGATTGTTACGGAGATTATGCTGTCTTTTCTTGGTATAATGCCTATGTTTATCAGTTGAAAGAAGTGATGACTGCTGCTTTTAAACAGGTTTATCCAGAAGTTTTGGGAGCTTACGAAAAGATTCGCTTTAAGGGGCTTGAGCAGGAGTCCGCTCACTTGTATGGGCAAAAGCAGGAGGAGCCTTTTCTAGTTCTTGAAAATGGTGTTTCCTATCAAGTCTTTCTCAACGATGGCTTGATGACGGGGATTTTTCTAGACCAGCACGAGGTTCGAGGAAGTCTGGTTGATGGCCTTGCAGCTGGGAAATCTCTGCTTAATCTCTTTTCCTACACGGCAGCCTTTTCAGTTGCCGCAGCCATGGGGGGAGCTGTTGCAACGACTTCAGTTGATTTGGCAAAACGCAGTCGCGAATTGTCAGAAGCTCATTTTCTAGCCAATGGCTTTAGGATGGATCAGCACCGCTTAGTTGTCATGGATGTGTTTGACTATTTCAAATACGCCAAACGGCACGGCTTATCCTATGATGTAATCGTCCTTGACCCACCAAGTTTTGCTCGAAATAAAAAGCGGATTTTTTCCGTAGCCAAGGATTACCATAAATTGATTGCAGAAGCACTGGAGATTTTAGAGCCAGATGGTATCCTTATTGCTAGTACCAATGCAGCCAATCTCTCACGGAGACGATTTAAGGAAGAACTTGAAAAAGGGTTTGGTAAGACCAAGCACCAGTATCTTTCTGAATATGGTTTGCCGGCAGATTTTGCCTATAATAAAAAAGATGAAAGTAGTAATTACCTAAAGGTATTTACAATTAAGGTGGATAAATGA
- the pheA gene encoding prephenate dehydratase — MRIAYLGPKGSFSHQVAKATFPQGNLYGYATITEVMKAYERKEVAYSIVPVENSIEGSVHETLDYLFHQASIHAVAELVQPIKQQLLATEKGKRIEKIFSHPQALAQGKRYVEQQYPQAQLEVTASTAYAARFVAEHPEQPYAAIAPRSAAKEYGLEIIGQDIQEMPENYTRFWILGESSPNLSLLAHEKKISLALTLPDNLPGALYKALSAFAWRGIDLTKIESRPLKTALGEYFFILDIHAEKEALIDFAIEELTTMGITYKILGNYEVYRIKEQ; from the coding sequence ATGAGAATTGCCTATTTAGGACCTAAAGGCTCCTTTTCCCATCAGGTGGCAAAAGCAACGTTCCCACAGGGAAATTTATATGGCTATGCAACCATTACCGAAGTGATGAAGGCGTATGAGCGTAAAGAAGTTGCCTATTCGATTGTTCCTGTGGAGAATTCTATCGAGGGAAGTGTCCATGAAACTTTAGATTACCTTTTTCATCAGGCAAGTATTCATGCTGTGGCGGAGCTTGTTCAGCCGATTAAGCAACAGCTCCTTGCGACTGAAAAAGGGAAGAGAATTGAAAAAATTTTTTCTCATCCCCAAGCGCTTGCCCAAGGGAAAAGGTATGTTGAGCAGCAGTATCCACAGGCACAATTGGAGGTGACTGCAAGCACGGCCTATGCGGCTCGTTTTGTGGCAGAGCATCCAGAACAACCGTATGCCGCTATTGCACCACGCTCGGCTGCAAAAGAATACGGACTTGAAATCATCGGGCAAGACATTCAGGAAATGCCTGAAAATTATACTCGTTTTTGGATTTTAGGAGAATCCAGTCCAAATCTTTCCTTGTTGGCACACGAAAAGAAAATCAGTCTAGCCTTGACCTTGCCAGACAATCTTCCTGGTGCCTTGTACAAGGCCTTATCAGCCTTTGCTTGGCGAGGCATTGACTTGACGAAGATTGAAAGTCGGCCTCTTAAAACAGCTTTAGGAGAGTATTTCTTTATTTTGGATATCCATGCAGAAAAAGAAGCCTTGATTGACTTTGCCATAGAAGAATTGACAACAATGGGGATTACTTATAAAATTTTAGGAAATTATGAGGTTTATCGAATCAAAGAACAGTAG
- the aroD gene encoding type I 3-dehydroquinate dehydratase produces MKLVVSVMPRSLEEAEKIDQSRYEDADIIEWRADFLPKGEILRVAPAIFEKFAGRELIFTLRTQAEGGEIALSDEEYVSIIKEVSSLYQPDYIDFEYFSHKEAFEQMLEFPNLVLSYHNVEKTPENMMEILSELTSLTPKVVKVSVMARHEQDVLDLMNYTRGFKTLNPEQEFVSISMGTIGKISRIAADVTGSSWSFASIDEGSAPGQISLQSMKRIREILDAD; encoded by the coding sequence ATGAAATTAGTCGTGTCAGTCATGCCTCGCAGTTTAGAAGAGGCTGAAAAGATTGATCAATCGCGCTATGAAGATGCAGATATCATCGAATGGCGAGCTGATTTTCTGCCCAAAGGGGAGATTTTAAGGGTAGCACCTGCTATTTTTGAAAAGTTTGCTGGACGCGAGTTGATTTTTACCTTGCGAACACAGGCAGAAGGAGGAGAAATTGCTCTTTCTGATGAGGAATACGTTTCTATTATCAAGGAAGTTTCGAGTCTTTATCAGCCAGATTACATTGATTTTGAGTATTTTTCGCATAAGGAAGCGTTTGAACAAATGTTAGAGTTTCCAAATCTGGTGCTCAGCTATCATAATGTTGAAAAAACACCAGAAAACATGATGGAAATTTTGTCAGAATTGACGAGTTTAACGCCCAAGGTGGTGAAGGTTTCGGTTATGGCACGTCACGAACAGGATGTGCTGGACTTGATGAATTATACCCGTGGCTTTAAAACGCTCAATCCAGAACAAGAATTTGTGAGTATTTCCATGGGAACAATTGGGAAGATTTCACGGATTGCAGCAGATGTGACAGGCTCTAGTTGGTCGTTTGCAAGCATTGACGAGGGGAGTGCCCCTGGGCAGATTTCTCTTCAGAGTATGAAGCGGATTCGGGAGATTTTAGATGCGGATTGA
- a CDS encoding YlbF/YmcA family competence regulator encodes MSNIYDIANQLERAVRELPEYKAVVESKKAVDADSTAKQILDDYLVFQSELQAMAQAGQMPTPDVQEKLQAFGEKIQANPALETFFGNQQQLSVYLADIERIIFGPIQEVMK; translated from the coding sequence ATGTCAAATATTTATGATATCGCCAATCAATTGGAACGTGCCGTTCGTGAATTGCCAGAATACAAGGCAGTCGTTGAAAGCAAGAAGGCAGTGGATGCAGATAGCACTGCCAAACAAATCTTAGACGACTATCTCGTTTTTCAAAGTGAATTGCAGGCTATGGCGCAAGCAGGTCAAATGCCAACGCCAGATGTCCAAGAAAAATTGCAGGCCTTTGGTGAAAAAATTCAAGCCAATCCAGCCCTTGAAACCTTCTTTGGCAATCAACAGCAATTATCGGTTTACCTAGCCGATATTGAGCGCATTATCTTTGGCCCAATTCAAGAGGTCATGAAATAA
- the aroA gene encoding 3-phosphoshikimate 1-carboxyvinyltransferase, translating into MRLRTDVRALNGTVRVPGDKSISHRSIMFGSLAEGVTKVYGILRGEDVLSTMQVFRELGVEIEDKGDVVEIHGVGFHGLKAPQKPLDMGNSGTSIRLISGVLAGQPFEAEMFGDDSLSKRPMDRVSIPLRQMGVEMSGQTDRDLPPLTIKGKKNLRPIQYHLPIASAQVKSALLFAALQAEGESVIVEKERTRNHTEDMIRQFGGKIEVSGKEIRITGGQTFTAQEIQVPGDISSAAFWLVAGLIVPNAKIILENVGIADTRTGILDVIEAMGGKIRLSQVDERAKSATITVETSDLQGTEIAGEIIPRLIDELPIIALLATQANGTTIIRDAEELKVKETDRIQVVADALNSMGGAITPTDDGMIIKGKTPLHGATINTFGDHRIGMMTAIASLLVQDGEVHLERAEAINTSYPSFFDDLEGLLHG; encoded by the coding sequence ATGAGATTGAGGACCGATGTTCGTGCATTAAATGGGACTGTCCGTGTACCTGGGGATAAGTCGATTAGTCATCGCTCGATTATGTTTGGAAGTTTGGCAGAGGGTGTGACTAAGGTTTATGGCATCTTACGGGGAGAAGATGTACTCTCCACCATGCAGGTCTTTCGTGAGTTGGGCGTAGAGATTGAAGATAAGGGAGATGTCGTTGAAATCCATGGGGTAGGCTTTCATGGGTTAAAAGCTCCCCAAAAGCCCCTTGATATGGGAAATTCAGGCACATCCATTCGCTTGATTTCAGGCGTTTTAGCAGGTCAGCCCTTCGAAGCAGAGATGTTTGGCGATGATAGTTTATCCAAACGCCCTATGGACCGGGTGAGCATTCCCCTTCGACAAATGGGGGTCGAGATGAGTGGTCAGACGGATCGAGATTTGCCACCACTGACCATAAAAGGCAAGAAAAATCTTCGACCTATCCAGTATCATTTGCCAATTGCTTCTGCCCAGGTAAAATCAGCCCTGCTTTTTGCCGCCTTACAGGCAGAAGGGGAGTCTGTTATTGTCGAAAAGGAACGGACAAGAAACCACACAGAAGATATGATTCGTCAGTTTGGCGGTAAGATTGAGGTATCGGGTAAGGAAATCCGCATCACAGGTGGTCAGACTTTTACAGCCCAAGAGATTCAGGTGCCAGGTGATATTTCAAGCGCCGCCTTTTGGCTGGTCGCTGGGCTTATTGTGCCCAATGCAAAGATTATCTTAGAAAATGTTGGGATAGCCGATACTAGAACAGGGATTTTGGATGTGATTGAGGCTATGGGTGGAAAGATAAGGCTGAGCCAAGTAGATGAGCGAGCGAAATCGGCTACCATTACAGTAGAAACATCAGATTTACAAGGTACAGAAATTGCGGGGGAAATCATTCCACGCTTGATTGATGAATTGCCGATCATTGCTCTTTTAGCGACACAGGCAAATGGAACAACCATTATCCGTGATGCCGAAGAACTCAAGGTTAAGGAAACAGACCGCATTCAGGTGGTGGCAGATGCCTTAAATAGCATGGGAGGAGCGATTACACCGACAGATGACGGCATGATTATCAAAGGGAAAACGCCGCTTCATGGGGCTACTATTAACACCTTTGGTGACCACCGCATTGGGATGATGACAGCTATTGCTAGCCTCTTGGTGCAAGATGGAGAGGTTCATTTGGAGCGAGCGGAAGCCATCAACACGAGCTACCCGAGTTTCTTTGATGATTTAGAGGGCTTGCTTCATGGCTAA
- the aroC gene encoding chorismate synthase — translation MRYLTAGESHGPRLTAIIEGVPAGLPLTADYINAELKRRQGGYGRGERMKIESDQVEITAGVRHGLTMGGPITLNVTNLDHKKWLEIMNVADVEDKKKGLRKITKPRPGHADLVGGMKYRFSDLRNSLERSSARETTMRVAVGAVAKRILEELGMDVASHIVTFGGIDVEVPDGLTVAEIKARARKSEVSIVNPEKEEEIKAYIDQIKKDGDTIGGIVETIVGGVPVGLGSFVQWDRKLDAKLAQGVVSINAFKGVEFGIGFEAGRLKGSQVMDEILWSEEEGFTRRTNNLGGFEGGMTNGQPIVVRGVMKPIPTLYKPLMSVDIETHEPYKATVERSDPTALPAAGVVMESVVATVLATEVLDKFSSDNMEELKEAVDNHRAYVKGF, via the coding sequence ATGAGATATTTGACAGCAGGAGAGTCGCATGGACCGCGACTGACCGCGATTATTGAGGGAGTTCCAGCTGGTCTCCCCTTGACAGCGGACTATATCAATGCAGAATTAAAGCGACGCCAAGGGGGCTATGGTCGTGGTGAACGTATGAAAATTGAAAGTGATCAAGTGGAGATTACTGCGGGTGTCCGCCATGGTTTGACCATGGGAGGACCGATCACCCTAAATGTCACCAATCTGGACCACAAAAAATGGTTGGAGATTATGAATGTTGCAGATGTGGAGGATAAGAAAAAAGGTCTTCGAAAGATCACTAAACCGCGTCCTGGGCATGCGGATCTGGTCGGAGGCATGAAGTATCGGTTTTCTGATTTGCGTAATTCCTTAGAGCGCTCGAGTGCGCGTGAAACCACCATGCGTGTCGCAGTTGGGGCTGTTGCCAAACGAATTCTAGAAGAACTTGGCATGGATGTGGCAAGCCACATTGTCACTTTTGGAGGGATTGACGTGGAAGTGCCTGATGGACTAACGGTTGCGGAGATTAAAGCACGAGCACGCAAGTCGGAAGTTTCGATTGTCAATCCTGAAAAGGAAGAGGAAATCAAGGCCTATATTGATCAGATTAAGAAAGATGGGGATACAATCGGAGGAATTGTTGAGACCATTGTAGGTGGGGTTCCTGTGGGTCTAGGCTCCTTTGTGCAGTGGGACCGAAAATTAGATGCCAAGCTGGCCCAAGGTGTGGTTTCCATCAATGCGTTTAAAGGAGTTGAATTTGGCATAGGCTTTGAAGCGGGTCGTCTCAAGGGAAGTCAAGTCATGGACGAAATCCTCTGGTCTGAGGAAGAGGGCTTTACCCGCCGAACCAATAATCTTGGTGGCTTTGAAGGTGGTATGACCAATGGTCAGCCTATTGTAGTCAGGGGAGTGATGAAGCCAATTCCGACCTTGTATAAGCCTTTGATGAGTGTGGATATTGAGACCCATGAACCCTATAAGGCAACGGTGGAGAGAAGTGATCCTACGGCTCTTCCAGCTGCTGGCGTTGTGATGGAAAGCGTGGTTGCGACAGTTCTGGCCACAGAAGTCTTGGATAAATTCTCTTCTGATAATATGGAGGAATTAAAAGAAGCGGTGGACAATCACCGTGCCTATGTCAAAGGCTTTTAA
- the aroB gene encoding 3-dehydroquinate synthase, which translates to MKLTVDLPHHPYDIVIEKGSLRRAGSWLAGLWSAQKVVIVTDNHVASLYAEKVKLSLEDAGFETYVFDFLEGEASKNLKTVNKVYEFLVKVGMTRSDGIVALGGGVVGDLAGFVASTYMRGIHFVQIATSLTAQVDSSIGGKTGVNTPFAKNMVGTFAQPDGVLIDPETLKTLGKRELIEGMGEVVKYGLIADQELWQELKEMDGSLESIYEHAESIIYHSCDVKRKVVVEDELDNGVRLYLNFGHTIGHAIEATAGYGQIMHGEAVAIGMVQISRVAEEKGLIQEGLTQAIIEMCEKFGLPVASDSWQEEELYRALLHDKKARGQVIQLVLVPEIGTAQIHPIPLTEMKDYLKR; encoded by the coding sequence ATGAAATTAACAGTCGATCTACCCCATCATCCCTATGATATTGTTATTGAAAAGGGGAGTTTGAGACGAGCAGGCTCATGGCTAGCTGGTCTGTGGTCAGCACAGAAAGTAGTCATTGTCACAGATAATCATGTAGCAAGTCTGTATGCAGAAAAGGTCAAATTAAGCCTAGAAGATGCTGGTTTTGAAACCTATGTTTTTGATTTTTTAGAGGGTGAAGCCAGTAAGAACCTAAAGACAGTCAATAAAGTCTATGAGTTTTTGGTCAAGGTTGGTATGACGCGAAGTGATGGGATTGTAGCCCTTGGTGGCGGTGTGGTCGGTGATTTAGCTGGCTTTGTCGCGTCAACCTATATGCGAGGTATTCATTTTGTGCAGATTGCTACGAGCTTGACAGCGCAGGTAGATTCTTCGATTGGGGGCAAGACAGGTGTCAATACACCCTTCGCGAAAAATATGGTGGGCACCTTTGCCCAACCAGACGGGGTATTGATTGACCCTGAGACCTTAAAAACCCTTGGCAAACGTGAATTGATTGAGGGGATGGGTGAAGTGGTCAAGTACGGCTTGATTGCAGATCAGGAACTCTGGCAAGAATTAAAGGAAATGGATGGCAGCCTAGAATCCATTTATGAGCATGCGGAGAGCATTATCTATCATTCTTGTGATGTGAAGCGTAAGGTAGTGGTCGAAGATGAACTTGACAATGGCGTGCGGTTATATTTAAACTTTGGTCATACCATCGGCCATGCGATTGAGGCAACGGCTGGTTATGGTCAAATCATGCATGGCGAGGCCGTGGCTATAGGAATGGTACAGATTTCGCGTGTAGCAGAAGAAAAAGGGCTTATCCAAGAAGGGTTAACGCAAGCGATCATTGAAATGTGTGAAAAATTCGGCTTGCCAGTTGCTTCTGATTCTTGGCAGGAAGAGGAATTGTACCGAGCCCTTCTTCATGATAAAAAAGCTAGAGGTCAGGTGATTCAGCTAGTCTTGGTTCCGGAAATTGGGACAGCCCAGATTCACCCAATTCCTCTAACAGAGATGAAAGACTATTTGAAACGATAA
- a CDS encoding LCP family protein, which produces MSQKSTNLSRQEALRLQYLDENFHYLNKKERKEYDHLRRKERGEELSSSSLKANREQASKQTVDVNQKLPSYSRAEEHQTVNTQGFKLKRLIKWIAVGLVLVLLGMLFMFFKGLMGTTGDQQAAETEVFNGEDAADGVNILILGTDGRIGDSSTDTRTDSIMVLNVGGQDKKMKLVSFMRDTLVHIDDVSSDNEYDQKLNVAYTIGEQDNHQGAEWMRQTLKNHFGLNIKYYALVDFSTFATVVDTLFPNGVEMDARFSTVDGEEVEAVEVPDDLNRKDGLVPNQTISVGKQRMDGRTLLNYARFRKDDEGDFGRTRRQQEVLAAIFQQIKDPTKLFTGSEAAGKVFALTSTNIPYHFLLTNGLGVLGNAKNGIEKVTVPEYGDWEDAYDSYGGQGLLIDFERYQEKLTQLGLR; this is translated from the coding sequence ATGAGCCAAAAATCAACGAATCTCAGTCGTCAGGAAGCACTCAGACTTCAGTATCTAGACGAAAATTTCCATTATTTAAACAAAAAAGAACGAAAAGAATATGACCATTTGAGAAGGAAAGAGCGAGGGGAGGAGTTGTCGTCTTCTTCTTTGAAAGCTAATAGGGAGCAGGCTTCCAAACAAACTGTAGATGTGAACCAAAAATTACCAAGCTATTCAAGAGCAGAAGAGCACCAAACTGTAAACACTCAAGGATTTAAGCTAAAACGTCTTATCAAATGGATAGCAGTGGGGCTTGTCCTCGTCTTATTAGGCATGCTATTTATGTTTTTCAAAGGCTTGATGGGTACTACTGGAGACCAACAGGCGGCAGAGACGGAAGTTTTCAACGGGGAAGATGCAGCGGATGGTGTGAATATCCTGATTTTAGGGACTGACGGGCGGATTGGTGATTCGTCTACCGATACGCGGACGGATTCTATTATGGTTTTAAATGTCGGAGGTCAGGATAAAAAAATGAAACTGGTCAGTTTCATGCGAGATACCCTTGTCCATATAGACGACGTTAGTTCGGACAATGAATATGACCAAAAGTTGAATGTGGCTTACACGATTGGAGAGCAGGATAATCATCAAGGGGCAGAATGGATGAGACAAACGCTCAAGAATCATTTTGGCTTGAATATCAAGTATTATGCCTTGGTGGATTTTTCAACCTTTGCAACGGTCGTTGATACCCTCTTTCCCAATGGAGTAGAGATGGATGCTCGGTTTTCAACCGTTGATGGAGAAGAAGTCGAGGCTGTGGAAGTTCCAGATGATTTGAATAGGAAAGATGGTCTTGTTCCTAATCAGACCATTTCAGTTGGCAAACAGAGAATGGATGGCCGCACCTTGCTCAATTATGCTCGGTTTCGGAAAGATGACGAGGGAGATTTTGGGAGAACTCGTCGTCAGCAAGAGGTCCTGGCAGCGATTTTTCAGCAAATAAAGGATCCAACTAAGCTTTTCACTGGCTCTGAAGCAGCGGGCAAAGTCTTTGCGTTGACGTCAACCAATATTCCTTATCATTTCTTATTGACCAATGGCTTAGGCGTGCTAGGAAATGCTAAAAATGGCATTGAAAAAGTCACAGTTCCAGAATATGGAGATTGGGAAGATGCCTATGATAGTTATGGTGGACAGGGGCTTTTGATTGATTTTGAACGCTATCAGGAGAAATTGACTCAGCTGGGACTGCGCTAA
- a CDS encoding prephenate dehydrogenase yields MKTRVVYIAGLGLIGASIALGIKRDHPDVEIWGYNRGEDSRRIALEKGMVDRVTDDFLSLAPEADVIILAVPIQQTIAFLQDLSRIPLKKDVIVTDAGSTKFEIVKAAENYLTDRGISFVGGHPMAGSHKSGASAADVNLFENAYYIFTPSNLTTDQTIPTLKEILSGLHARFIEIDAKEHDRVTGQISHFPHVLASSLMEQAADYARDHEMVQQFAAGGFRDMTRIAESEPGMWTAILMTNPAEILERIEDFKLRLDKVSELIRQEDGDQIWNFFNHGRLKRKEMNIHKRAGVDSFYDLFVNVPDEEDAILGILELLRGTSVVNIHINEENREDISGILQITFKNREDLEKSAHIIETNTSYQVFID; encoded by the coding sequence GTGAAGACAAGAGTTGTGTATATTGCAGGTTTGGGTTTGATTGGAGCGTCCATTGCACTGGGCATCAAGCGGGACCACCCAGATGTTGAAATTTGGGGTTATAATCGAGGTGAGGATTCGCGCAGGATTGCCCTAGAAAAAGGGATGGTAGATAGGGTCACAGATGACTTTCTCTCCCTTGCCCCAGAGGCGGATGTGATTATCTTAGCCGTCCCTATTCAGCAGACCATTGCCTTTCTACAGGATTTATCACGAATACCTCTCAAGAAAGATGTCATCGTGACAGATGCTGGCTCGACCAAGTTTGAAATTGTAAAGGCTGCGGAAAACTACCTGACTGACAGAGGCATTTCTTTTGTCGGGGGACATCCGATGGCAGGGAGCCACAAGTCAGGAGCGAGTGCAGCAGATGTCAATTTGTTTGAGAATGCTTATTATATTTTCACACCTTCAAATTTGACAACTGATCAAACGATTCCAACCTTGAAAGAGATTCTATCAGGTCTCCATGCTCGCTTTATCGAGATTGATGCCAAGGAGCATGATCGTGTGACTGGTCAAATCAGTCACTTTCCTCATGTGCTGGCTTCTAGCCTCATGGAGCAGGCTGCTGATTATGCGAGAGACCATGAAATGGTTCAGCAATTTGCAGCAGGGGGCTTTCGTGATATGACGCGGATTGCTGAGAGTGAGCCTGGTATGTGGACCGCTATTTTGATGACCAACCCAGCAGAGATTTTGGAGAGAATTGAGGATTTTAAGCTGCGATTGGACAAGGTTTCGGAGCTGATTCGCCAAGAAGATGGGGATCAAATTTGGAATTTTTTTAACCATGGTCGCCTCAAACGTAAGGAAATGAATATCCATAAACGAGCTGGTGTGGATAGTTTTTACGATTTATTTGTCAATGTGCCAGACGAAGAAGACGCAATTTTGGGGATTTTAGAGCTCTTGCGTGGAACATCTGTGGTCAATATTCATATCAACGAAGAAAACCGTGAGGATATCAGTGGTATTTTGCAGATTACTTTCAAAAATCGCGAAGATTTAGAAAAATCTGCTCATATTATTGAAACCAATACCTCTTACCAAGTATTTATCGATTAA
- a CDS encoding shikimate kinase has protein sequence MAKFLLGFMGAGKSTIAALLDPEFVDMDALLVERLGMPISSYFDRYGEESFRQAETELLKELLEKDGWISTGGGIVTRAENRALLKQAEKCVYLQADFDTLYERLVCDPDNIRPLFLQHSREALYDIFVEREPWYEEVASHIVSVVGKKPVEIAEELG, from the coding sequence ATGGCTAAATTTTTACTAGGGTTTATGGGGGCTGGAAAGTCAACGATTGCCGCCTTGCTGGATCCAGAGTTTGTTGATATGGATGCCTTATTGGTTGAGCGATTGGGAATGCCTATTTCCAGCTATTTTGACCGTTATGGAGAAGAATCTTTTCGTCAGGCAGAAACGGAGCTACTAAAGGAATTGCTGGAAAAGGATGGCTGGATATCTACTGGCGGAGGGATTGTGACAAGGGCAGAAAATCGTGCCCTTCTCAAACAAGCTGAGAAATGTGTCTATCTTCAAGCTGATTTTGACACGCTCTATGAACGACTTGTTTGCGACCCAGACAATATCCGTCCCTTATTTCTGCAACATAGCAGGGAAGCTCTCTATGATATTTTTGTCGAGCGTGAGCCTTGGTATGAAGAAGTCGCGAGCCACATTGTCAGTGTGGTTGGGAAAAAACCTGTTGAGATAGCGGAGGAGTTGGGATGA
- a CDS encoding shikimate dehydrogenase — MRIDGYTRLAAVVAKPIKHSISPFIHNHAFQATQVNGAYVAWEIDEKDLAETVQNIKRYDMFGINLSMPYKQAVIPYLDEVTPAARLIGAVNTVVYQEGRLLGYNTDGQGFFRSLPSFSIQGQTMLILGAGGAGMAIIAEAALRQAKQIVIFTRTASLDRVKKAVQLIADETGVKISVYPLEDESLLQKKLLETDLLVNSTSLGMDGQSLPLSSSLALRKETLVADVIYQPFETPFLGWAKQQGNQTVNGLGMLLYQAASAFELWTGKAMPTKEIWQLLEERYR, encoded by the coding sequence ATGCGGATTGATGGCTACACCCGTTTAGCTGCCGTAGTTGCAAAGCCGATTAAGCATAGCATTTCACCTTTTATCCATAATCATGCCTTTCAGGCAACCCAGGTCAATGGGGCCTATGTGGCGTGGGAGATTGATGAGAAAGATTTGGCAGAAACAGTGCAAAATATCAAGCGTTATGACATGTTTGGAATCAATCTTTCCATGCCTTACAAGCAGGCGGTGATTCCGTATTTGGATGAAGTGACACCAGCCGCTCGGTTGATTGGGGCGGTCAATACAGTGGTCTATCAAGAAGGACGTTTGTTGGGATACAATACAGATGGACAGGGCTTTTTTAGAAGCCTGCCCTCTTTTTCTATCCAAGGACAAACCATGCTCATTCTGGGAGCAGGGGGAGCAGGGATGGCAATCATTGCAGAAGCAGCCCTGCGACAGGCGAAACAAATTGTGATTTTCACTCGAACAGCTTCTTTGGACCGTGTGAAAAAAGCTGTTCAGCTAATAGCAGATGAGACAGGGGTAAAGATTTCTGTTTACCCTTTGGAGGACGAGTCGCTCTTACAAAAGAAGCTTCTTGAGACGGATTTATTGGTCAATAGCACCAGTCTAGGAATGGATGGGCAATCTCTCCCCCTTTCTAGCTCTCTAGCTTTAAGGAAAGAAACACTCGTTGCAGATGTGATTTACCAACCCTTTGAAACTCCCTTTTTAGGCTGGGCAAAGCAGCAAGGAAATCAAACGGTCAACGGTCTTGGTATGCTTCTTTACCAAGCAGCGAGTGCTTTTGAGTTATGGACAGGAAAAGCGATGCCAACAAAAGAGATTTGGCAGTTACTAGAAGAACGTTATAGATAG